In one Mucilaginibacter ginsenosidivorax genomic region, the following are encoded:
- a CDS encoding ATP-binding protein, translating to MKERLIYTALLDHCKKKQVTVITGMRRVGKSTAVRYILKKLGVSNHLYLDCERIEIRVLFNATNYEGIKSELELMGIDFSLPAIVALDEIQLVENLPSVIKYFYDTYGVKFIVTGSSSYYMKNRFSESLAGRKRIFEMYPLSFSEFLAFKELTPPSIEKYAWKPFDRAWYNRFSAAYAEYIRFGGFPEVVLEENQADKLELLKDIINSYIEIDVKLLADYSLSEDLYKLIKVLAARTGNKVDYTKISSVTGINRQKIASYIQLLEYTYLIYQARPFTKNIDKEISQQTKLYFADTGILQVLAGMQVSSGQVFENAIAAQLKSQGTIQYYQKKTGQEIDFIFNGDMAIEVKETPSQQDLQTISQRAAGIGISQYLVMGRYLPASAFTGFTWGGNIY from the coding sequence GTGAAAGAAAGATTAATTTATACTGCCCTGCTGGATCATTGTAAAAAAAAACAAGTTACCGTCATTACCGGCATGCGTCGGGTTGGCAAAAGTACCGCTGTAAGATATATCTTAAAAAAGTTGGGAGTTTCCAACCATCTTTATCTTGATTGTGAAAGGATCGAAATCCGTGTGCTTTTTAATGCCACTAATTATGAAGGTATTAAAAGTGAACTGGAATTAATGGGCATCGATTTTTCGCTGCCCGCGATCGTTGCGCTCGATGAGATACAGTTGGTGGAAAACCTACCCAGTGTGATCAAATATTTTTATGACACTTATGGGGTCAAATTTATCGTGACTGGATCAAGTTCTTATTATATGAAAAACCGGTTCTCTGAAAGCCTTGCCGGTAGGAAACGTATTTTTGAAATGTATCCGCTAAGCTTCAGTGAGTTCCTGGCTTTTAAGGAACTGACTCCGCCAAGTATTGAAAAATATGCCTGGAAACCTTTTGACAGGGCATGGTACAACAGGTTTTCAGCAGCGTACGCAGAATATATCCGTTTTGGCGGTTTTCCGGAGGTGGTATTGGAAGAGAATCAAGCCGACAAACTGGAGTTACTGAAAGATATTATTAATTCCTACATAGAAATTGATGTCAAATTATTGGCCGACTATTCGCTGAGTGAGGACCTTTATAAACTGATCAAGGTGCTGGCTGCCCGTACGGGTAACAAAGTGGATTATACCAAGATCAGTAGCGTTACCGGTATTAACCGTCAAAAAATCGCGAGCTATATCCAATTGCTGGAATATACCTACCTGATCTATCAGGCCAGGCCCTTTACAAAAAATATTGATAAGGAGATCTCACAGCAAACCAAGCTATATTTCGCAGACACAGGTATCCTTCAGGTATTAGCCGGGATGCAAGTCTCCAGTGGGCAAGTGTTCGAAAATGCGATCGCCGCACAATTGAAAAGTCAGGGTACTATTCAATATTATCAAAAGAAGACAGGGCAAGAGATCGACTTTATTTTTAACGGAGATATGGCTATAGAGGTAAAAGAAACACCCTCACAGCAAGACCTGCAAACCATTTCCCAGCGCGCTGCAGGTATCGGTATCTCTCAATATCTTGTTATGGGAAGATATCTGCCTGCCAGTGCTTTTACAGGTTTTACCTGGGGCGGCAACATCTATTGA
- a CDS encoding AAA family ATPase encodes MENVIGRTEEKALIKRIETSAEPELLAVYGRRRIGKTFLIRNGFSQGLTFEFSGTHNATLSQELESFSLALTNASGGIQLAKPTSWIQAFQMLIQYLTPLVKKGRKVVFFDEFPWINTPRSGFLPAFENFWNSWASKEKNLVVVICGSAASWMIKKVINNRGGLHNRVTRRIRLLPFTVAETAAYLKAKKVKLDKYQILQIYMAMGGIPQYLKEIEPGYSAAQVIDKLCFTKDGLLNDEFKNLYYSLFDSAENHIDIIRALAQKGKGLTRNEIIETCKLTSGGYTTQLLDELKESGFITPYIPFGKTSKDSVYKLTDEYSLFYIKFIENSRARGQGTWLMFSTGTSWKSWSGIAYESICMKHIDQIKNAIGIKNVYSEVSVWRYQPKSPEDQGAQIDMLIDRADKCINLCEMKFSSDTFEITKSYARELENKLKIFHAQTKTRKSLFMTMVTTYGVKNSDSYPGLIQQQITMDILFEL; translated from the coding sequence ATGGAAAACGTAATTGGTAGAACTGAAGAAAAAGCTCTCATAAAAAGAATTGAAACTTCGGCGGAGCCTGAGTTGCTTGCAGTATATGGTCGCAGAAGAATTGGAAAAACATTTCTGATCAGAAACGGATTTAGCCAAGGTCTGACTTTTGAGTTTTCAGGCACTCACAATGCTACACTCAGCCAGGAACTGGAAAGCTTCAGCCTGGCATTAACCAATGCAAGCGGCGGGATCCAGCTTGCTAAGCCAACCAGCTGGATACAAGCATTTCAAATGCTGATTCAATATCTCACACCTTTAGTAAAAAAAGGGCGAAAAGTGGTTTTTTTTGATGAATTTCCCTGGATCAATACACCGCGGTCTGGTTTCTTACCAGCGTTTGAAAATTTTTGGAACAGTTGGGCCTCTAAAGAAAAAAATCTTGTGGTTGTGATCTGCGGTTCTGCTGCTTCATGGATGATAAAGAAAGTGATCAATAACCGCGGTGGTTTACATAATAGGGTAACACGAAGAATACGCTTGTTGCCTTTTACGGTTGCGGAAACTGCCGCATATCTAAAAGCAAAGAAAGTTAAGCTCGATAAATATCAAATATTACAAATCTATATGGCAATGGGCGGGATACCGCAATATCTAAAAGAGATAGAACCGGGATACAGCGCCGCACAAGTAATCGACAAATTATGTTTTACCAAAGATGGATTGCTAAACGATGAATTTAAAAACCTTTATTATTCATTATTTGATAGCGCAGAGAATCACATCGACATTATCAGAGCCTTGGCTCAGAAAGGTAAAGGGTTGACCAGAAATGAAATTATTGAAACTTGCAAGCTAACTTCGGGCGGGTACACCACGCAGTTGCTGGATGAGTTAAAAGAATCTGGGTTTATTACACCATATATACCTTTTGGCAAAACGTCCAAAGACAGTGTTTACAAACTGACTGATGAATACTCCCTCTTTTACATCAAGTTTATTGAAAACAGCAGGGCCAGAGGTCAAGGTACATGGTTAATGTTCTCCACTGGTACCTCATGGAAAAGCTGGAGCGGGATTGCGTATGAAAGTATATGTATGAAGCATATTGATCAGATCAAGAATGCAATTGGAATTAAAAATGTTTATTCTGAAGTTTCTGTTTGGAGATATCAGCCCAAATCACCTGAAGACCAAGGCGCACAAATAGACATGCTAATTGACAGGGCAGATAAGTGCATCAATCTATGTGAAATGAAATTTTCCTCAGATACATTTGAAATAACAAAATCATACGCAAGGGAACTTGAAAATAAGCTTAAAATATTTCATGCGCAAACCAAGACCAGGAAATCGTTATTTATGACCATGGTAACTACCTATGGAGTAAAAAACAGTGATAGTTATCCTGGATTAATACAGCAGCAAATCACTATGGACATTCTGTTTGAACTTTAG
- a CDS encoding SDR family NAD(P)-dependent oxidoreductase produces MENKLNSKVWFITGASRGFGRVWAEAALERGDKVAATARKADSLAGLKEKYGENVLTLELDVTKPGQAKTAINQAHAHFGRLDIVLNNAGYSLVGTIEEASAEDVKAMYETNIFGAIAVIQAALPLLREQGGGHILGTSSNLGHVTLPVIGYYCSSKWAFEAIHESLAAEVKDFGINVTIIEPGAYATEFGSQDSLKFAAGMEIYSDFKNQFFGRLKDMERGDPNATPQALFQVVDAENPPLRFNLGSQNLPWVRAAYADRLALWEKWDAVSSSAQKVAE; encoded by the coding sequence ATGGAAAATAAATTGAATAGTAAAGTTTGGTTCATAACGGGCGCTTCGCGTGGTTTTGGACGTGTTTGGGCTGAGGCCGCTCTTGAGCGTGGCGATAAAGTTGCTGCAACAGCACGTAAAGCAGATAGTTTAGCCGGGCTTAAAGAGAAATATGGCGAAAATGTGTTAACCCTTGAATTAGACGTAACCAAGCCTGGCCAGGCAAAAACAGCCATAAACCAGGCACATGCCCATTTCGGAAGGTTGGATATTGTACTAAACAATGCCGGTTATTCATTAGTGGGTACTATTGAGGAGGCGAGTGCCGAAGATGTTAAGGCGATGTATGAAACCAACATCTTTGGGGCAATTGCTGTTATCCAGGCTGCTTTACCGTTGCTTCGGGAGCAAGGTGGGGGTCATATTCTTGGCACATCCAGCAATCTTGGACACGTTACCCTGCCGGTAATTGGTTACTACTGCTCGTCAAAATGGGCATTTGAGGCTATTCATGAAAGCCTGGCGGCAGAGGTAAAAGACTTCGGCATCAACGTAACTATTATTGAACCGGGTGCATACGCTACTGAATTCGGTAGCCAGGACTCTTTGAAATTTGCAGCCGGCATGGAAATATACTCGGATTTTAAAAACCAGTTTTTCGGAAGATTAAAAGATATGGAACGAGGCGACCCTAATGCCACTCCACAAGCGCTCTTCCAGGTTGTAGATGCGGAAAACCCGCCGTTGCGGTTTAACCTGGGTAGCCAAAATTTGCCATGGGTACGCGCTGCTTACGCAGATCGGCTGGCCTTATGGGAAAAATGGGACGCCGTTTCCAGTTCGGCCCAAAAGGTAGCTGAGTAA
- a CDS encoding helix-turn-helix domain-containing protein produces the protein MKKDEKSLHKFETLSDAHRAFGLPHPKHPLISIINGAHSGVQLHQPSHNHVLGFYKISYKPKLGGKLKYGQGYYDFDEGGLLFASPGQVIGSGDNEGTVCSEYTLLIHPDFFLGYPIAKKISQYGFFSYSANETLHLSESEKATIISIFRIMEEELNSRIDDFSQDVIVSQIELLLNYANRFYKRQFITRKMVSHDLLQRLEDLLTGYFGNEHVLSKGIPTVQYLAENLHLSPSYLSDMLRALTGQNAQQHIHDKLIEKAKEKLSTTTLSVSEVAYALGFEHPQSFSKLFKTKTNLSPLEFRRSFN, from the coding sequence ATGAAAAAAGACGAAAAAAGTCTGCATAAATTTGAAACGCTATCCGATGCCCATCGGGCCTTCGGCCTGCCTCATCCCAAACACCCATTGATAAGTATAATCAATGGGGCGCATTCCGGGGTACAACTACACCAGCCGTCTCATAATCATGTGTTGGGTTTTTATAAAATTTCTTACAAGCCAAAACTTGGCGGCAAATTGAAATATGGCCAGGGCTATTATGATTTTGACGAAGGCGGCTTGCTGTTTGCTTCTCCCGGCCAGGTTATAGGTAGCGGCGATAACGAGGGAACGGTATGTTCGGAGTATACCTTGCTAATTCATCCGGATTTCTTTTTAGGCTATCCCATAGCTAAAAAGATCAGCCAATACGGTTTCTTTTCTTACTCGGCCAACGAAACGTTACACCTTTCTGAAAGCGAAAAAGCTACCATCATTTCTATTTTCAGGATCATGGAAGAAGAACTGAATAGCCGGATAGACGATTTTAGCCAGGATGTTATTGTATCCCAAATTGAGTTGCTGCTAAATTATGCCAACCGTTTTTACAAGCGCCAATTCATTACCCGTAAGATGGTAAGTCATGATTTACTGCAAAGGCTGGAAGACTTGCTGACGGGTTACTTTGGCAACGAACATGTTTTAAGCAAAGGTATTCCAACCGTACAATATCTCGCCGAAAACCTGCATCTGTCGCCCAGCTATTTAAGCGATATGCTGCGCGCACTTACCGGTCAAAACGCACAGCAGCACATTCATGATAAATTGATTGAAAAGGCAAAAGAAAAACTTTCTACTACTACGCTTTCAGTGAGTGAGGTAGCCTATGCATTGGGGTTCGAACATCCACAGTCATTCAGTAAGCTATTTAAAACAAAAACCAACCTGTCTCCACTCGAGTTCAGGCGGTCTTTTAACTAA